The DNA region ATTTGATagttatataataattatatgattgatttaTTATATGATTTGAACTTGTGATGTATTATAAAGATTTTATCAAAATACttgtattaatatttaattattatattattgctTTCAATATTTTGTgttgaatatatattttaaaactttataattagcattttataaatataattataaaaataatgctatatatccaaatttttttattaatcaagtccaactaaattaatttaacataacaaaaattatttatgactaatattattttaaattttattatttaattttattagacttaatttataaaaagatttaaatatctAGCATTACTCATAATATAATAGAGTTGAACAAATTCTAAGCTTCAATGAGTGATATATTCGTTAAATGTCTAACATTTTCAAGACACCCTATTCAATTAAGAATATAGCTCACTCTAATAAAAAAACATACAGCttgaataattataaattataacaaTATTTATATTAAAGTGCGTACCCTGAGTTAACTTAACATTCTCTCGTTTTAAACTAGATATTTAGTGTATGAATTAAGTATCTTCTAATTAATTAGGAAAGAAGTATAAGTGAATGTACAAGTTAACTTAACATTCATCTAACGGCTATTAACtgtcaatttcacgtgaagtcgactgcacctaaattttcatcatatttacAAGTGAAAACTCAAGTACAGTTGATTTCATgtaaagttgataactgagagccgTCAAATGATtaaactgatttgactaaattttcatctaacgattctcaacgactacacctgagttttcaccatatCTATAGCAAACTAAAGCGTAGAAAGCAAAAGAATGGGAGAAAGAGAATACATACCAGTAGCCAGGAAACGTGGGTATAGCATCAATGACCATGACACTAATGAAAGTGGCAACAATTGACCCCCATATGGAAAAATGAGTCAACCAATTCCACCTGAAGACATCCATGGCCAAGTGTAAATTTACCAAAATAACCACCGCTAGTGTCCAGAGATCCCCAATGCTTCCAACATCAACATCAGTGCTCCAATATGCAAAGAGGGGTGCCCAAAAGATTACCATGCTTTGCCATAAAGTGTCGAGCATTGTCAAAATAAATAGCTTCTTGTTGTATGCCTCGTCTCTCTGCCCAGCCCCATAGAGCTGAGGATACTTGAGGAGAGTCCTTTTTCCAAGATCCTTGTCAAGAATACCAACTATGATTGTTGGCAATGAGCTGTATATTATTGAATATAACGTGGTGCTCCATTCATTTATGGCAGTTGTTAAAGTGAAGGCAGTGTAGAGCACATACCTACAATTTGAAAGCATAACACAAACATATCAAATTTTAGAGGAATACATCTATAACGAATTGttgcatttattttttattattaaaaatccgaCTAATTAAATCGGACCTGGTCGAAGTTCTATTAAGATGTTAAAATATAGATTTGTATGTTGGATTAGAACTTACCAAAATAGGACAAGAACAAGGACAGCATTTCTATAAAAGTTGTAGAGTATCATGTAGCCAAGCCGCTGGTAATTCCAGTGTCCATGAATCAACAAGAGAGGAACTATAAACCTAAACTGGCCCATGGCGAAATCGgacgccattacggcttgccGGCCCTCTTGGCCGCTGATGCCAACTCCAACATCAGCCATTTGAATCATGGAGACATCATTAGCACCTGTGACACATTCATAATGAAGTTTGTTACACTGCAAAAACAACGTAAgtgccttttttttcttcttttttatttttttgttattggatCATGTCAAGATGAGAAACTTCATGAGAAGAAGTCATACCGTCTCCAATGGCAAGCGTCATTTCGGCTGTCCTCTTCTTAACAAGGGCAACTATGCCGGCCTTCTGCAGCGGCGCCACTCGACAACAGAGAACAACAGAACATCTACTTGCAAGTTTAAATAACTGAATCAACAGAACAATCCAAAATTAGCTACAAAAAAAGGAAGGGGAAAAAAATTCATTTCAGCAAACAGAATCCAAAAGATTTGATTAACAGAACTAACCTGCTCCTCTAGTTCACAATCAAGAACATATACAAGGCTAGTACCATCAATGATCAATGCTATCTGACTTGTCATTGCATCAAAACCTCCTTCAATCTTGTTTGAAACAATGGCATCTTGCAAACTCTTTCTACACGACTCTCTATTTTTGCTATTGATTATGATTTGAGTCATTCTGTTTGTTAGAAGCTTTGATGAGTATCCAATTGATATAGCAGTTTCTTGTTTGTCTCCGGTTAGCACCCATACTTTTATTCCAGCTGTCCTTAGAGACTCAATGGATTCCGGCACACCCTGCTGAAGCTTGTCTTCGATAGCCGATGCACCTAAGATGCAGAGGTTTCTCTCTACATTGACAGCAACCTTGCGAAGCATGGCGGCCCTGCCAAACAAAGAGGTGCTCGCTGCCTCAAAGGCAGTGTGCCATTGCTCAAACTCTGAAGCATTTAAATCCCTCATTCCAATCACAAGGGTTCTTAAACCCATTGAGGAATAAGAGTGAAGATGAGCTTCAGTTGCTCTTATAATGTCCATGTTAGATGATTTATCTATCACATTTAGCATAGATGTATCCGCTCCTTTCACGAAAATTTTCACTGAATTGTCAGGGCTGCCCAATAAAACTGACATCCTCTTCCGATCGCTGTCGAATTCATGCATACCCAAGACATTGAACCTGCGATTCCATAACAGAAGTTAAGTATTTTGCTAGAAGTAAGTTACTTGCATTGGAAGTAACAAGTGATTCACTAACTTCTAATCAGCTTTGATCAGTTTTCTATCTGAATCAGTTACAAGATGTTagtggtaactaacttctaacaATGAGAAAAAGTTAATTTGAGGAGAGAATAACAAATGTGCTTACCAACACAAAAAGATACCTTAAATCTTACTTGCTCCGCAAGTTAGGCAAAGAAGAGGAAAACGACAATGCTATCATGATCATCAACAAAACAAAACGAAGTtatttaactaactaactaacctgTGTCTTTCTCCTTGAATATCAATGACTATATGGCCCGAGGTTCGTTCTATAAGCATAAAACCATAGGCAGCGGCTGCGTATGCCAATGCTTGTTCATCTGGTGATTCCCCTTGGTAATCTATCAGCTTGACATCATGATCAGGGGTATCAACAATAATAGGAACAATGGTATTGCAGCTTGCCAGTGCTAGAAAGAAATCATAGATCCGTTTTCCCTCCTTATGCTCAATTCCACTTCTTGATAATGCCAAAAGCTCTGGATTTACTTTCACATTCATCTTTGGCCTCAACACCTTTCCATCTACTGCTAGCAAAACATAGTTACATCAATTAAAACATGTTATTGACGAAAACAGctaccagtataaaatatatgttagaaatataaaatctcaCCTTGCGTGAAGTATTCACCAGGTTGAATCTCGAGGCCAGATTTCGTCGAACTGTAATCAACTCCCCAGATGCTGGCGCACTGGAATTCCATCTTGTTCTCAGTAAGAGTACCAGTTTTATCCGAAAAGACATACTTAATCTGCCCCAaatcttcattgatattcaaAGCCCTACACTGAAACCTTGACTTGGTAGCCCTATCATACATTCTATCATCTCTGATCATGAAATAGGCCTGGCCAACACGAACAAGCTCCATCGAAATGTACAATGAAATTGGGATCATAACCTGGAAAACTATAACTGACATGAGGAATGTGAAAATTATCTCCCAAAACCAACCATAATACTTATACTTCTTCGGTTTCCCACTGGAGAAGCTCAGCTTCCGGTAATACGGCATCAAATCAAGCTCGTCTTTGTGGCGCTTCAACCAAACCGCAGCACAAACGGACGTGACCGTACACAAAGCAACAAGGAAGCAAGAGAGCATGATGATCTCCGAATTCATTCGAGTCTCGAGCCGGCTTCTCTTCGACGGCGCACCGGAGCTGTTGAGCATAGCTTTAGTCTCACTGCCACAGTAAACAGCAACTCCCAAAGCCCAGCTTGTGTT from Arachis hypogaea cultivar Tifrunner chromosome 10, arahy.Tifrunner.gnm2.J5K5, whole genome shotgun sequence includes:
- the LOC112716903 gene encoding phospholipid-transporting ATPase 1 — translated: MGSRPLLIPSPRTPNSIQELPTIPVFSEQQKSKSTSSEQASNAVINKSNSSSIRSGSSGRSGGGSVKEVSFSNSSSKPVRYGSSKRGGGGESEGFSMSQKELRDEDARIVYINNPEKTNEILQFAGNSIRTAKYSILTFIPRNLFEQFHRVAYIYFLIIAILNQLPQLAVFGRGVSILPLAFVLLVTAVKDAFEDWRRHRSDKVENNRLASVLINGSFVEKPWKDITVGEIVKIAANETIPCDIVLLSTADPTGVAYVQTINLDGESNLKTRYAKQETQSKQRFDFGGIIKCEKPNRNIYGFQANMEVDGKKLSLASSNIVLRGCELKNTSWALGVAVYCGSETKAMLNSSGAPSKRSRLETRMNSEIIMLSCFLVALCTVTSVCAAVWLKRHKDELDLMPYYRKLSFSSGKPKKYKYYGWFWEIIFTFLMSVIVFQVMIPISLYISMELVRVGQAYFMIRDDRMYDRATKSRFQCRALNINEDLGQIKYVFSDKTGTLTENKMEFQCASIWGVDYSSTKSGLEIQPGEYFTQVDGKVLRPKMNVKVNPELLALSRSGIEHKEGKRIYDFFLALASCNTIVPIIVDTPDHDVKLIDYQGESPDEQALAYAAAAYGFMLIERTSGHIVIDIQGERHRFNVLGMHEFDSDRKRMSVLLGSPDNSVKIFVKGADTSMLNVIDKSSNMDIIRATEAHLHSYSSMGLRTLVIGMRDLNASEFEQWHTAFEAASTSLFGRAAMLRKVAVNVERNLCILGASAIEDKLQQGVPESIESLRTAGIKVWVLTGDKQETAISIGYSSKLLTNRMTQIIINSKNRESCRKSLQDAIVSNKIEGGFDAMTSQIALIIDGTSLVYVLDCELEEQLFKLASRCSVVLCCRVAPLQKAGIVALVKKRTAEMTLAIGDGANDVSMIQMADVGVGISGQEGRQAVMASDFAMGQFRFIVPLLLIHGHWNYQRLGYMILYNFYRNAVLVLVLFWYVLYTAFTLTTAINEWSTTLYSIIYSSLPTIIVGILDKDLGKRTLLKYPQLYGAGQRDEAYNKKLFILTMLDTLWQSMVIFWAPLFAYWSTDVDVGSIGDLWTLAVVILVNLHLAMDVFRWNWLTHFSIWGSIVATFISVMVIDAIPTFPGYWDFFNVASTGLFWLLLLGIIITALLPRFLVKFICQYYFPSDIQISKEAEKINGNQIQRENFERGQIEMLPISDVPPR